In a genomic window of Hippoglossus stenolepis isolate QCI-W04-F060 chromosome 17, HSTE1.2, whole genome shotgun sequence:
- the trhrb gene encoding thyrotropin-releasing hormone receptor b — MGTFTASPELNQTLGVWTDYSLQYKVTSSLLLLVICLLGIVGNVMVILVVLTTKHMRTPTNCYLVSLAVADLMVLTAAGLPTITDSVFGSWVFGHYGCLCITYFQYLGINASSCSITAFTIERYIAICHPIKAQFLCTLSRAKKIILCVWAFTCLYCVMWFYLSDIQELVYDNITITTCGYRVSRKFYLPVYFFDFGVFFVVPLLLSAVLYGLIARILFLNPLPSDPKDKKKNGPNGHNHRSVSCKNSRHSSSTATSRRQVTKMLAVVVILFAALWMPYRTLVVVNSFLDRAYLDNWFLLFCRICIYLNSAINPVIYNAMSQKFRAAFRKICRCSRKGSDKPAAYSMALTYSAAKETSMVESTDHFTTELEELTVTDELLSDQKMMYPNPCVYGKVNFSDA, encoded by the exons ATGGGGACATTCACAGCTTCTCCGGAGCTGAACCAAACTTTGGGGGTTTGGACGGACTACAGCCTCCAGTACAAAGTGACGAGCAGTTTGCTGCTTCTCGTCATCTGTCTGCTGGGCATCGTTGGGAACGTGATGGTGATCCTGGTGGTGCTCACCACCAAACACATGAGGACTCCCACCAACTGCTACCTGGTGAGTTTGGCTGTGGCGGATCTGATGGTGCTCACGGCGGCCGGTTTGCCCACCATCACGGACAGTGTGTTCGGATCCTGGGTGTTCGGACACTACGGCTGCCTCTGCATCACCTACTTCCAGTACCTGGGGATCAACGCGTCCTCCTGCTCCATCACCGCCTTCACCATCGAGAGGTACATCGCCATCTGTCACCCCATCAAAGCCCAGTTCCTCTGCACTTTGTCCAGAGCCAAGAAGATCATCCTGTGCGTCTGGGCCTTCACGTGTCTGTACTGCGTCATGTGGTTCTACCTGTCGGACATCCAGGAGCTGGTGTACGAcaacatcaccatcaccacctgcGGCTACAGGGTCTCCAGGAAGTTCTATCTGCCCGTTTACTTCTTCGACTTCGGCGTGTTCTTCGTGGTgccgctgctgctctctgcGGTTCTGTACGGACTCATCGCCCGGATCCTGTTCCTCAACCCGCTGCCCTCCGACCCcaaggacaagaagaagaacgGACCCAACGGCCACAACCACAGGAGCGTGAGCTGCAAGAACTCCAGACACTCCAGCTCCACCGCCACCTCCCgcagacag GTGACAAAGATGCTGGCCGTGGTGGTGATCCTGTTCGCCGCGCTCTGGATGCCGTACCGCACCCTGGTGGTGGTCAACTCCTTCCTCGACCGGGCCTACCTGGACAACTGGTTCCTGCTCTTCTGCCGGATCTGCATCTACCTCAACAGCGCCATCAACCCGGTCATCTACAACGCCATGTCGCAGAAGTTCCGCGCCGCTTTCCGCAAGATCTGCCGCTGCAGTAGGAAGGGCTCGGACAAACCCGCCGCCTACAGCATGGCCCTCACCTACAGCGCCGCCAAGGAAACGTCGATGGTGGAGAGTACCGACCACTTCACcacggagctggaggagctcaCCGTCACGGACGAACTGCTCTCGGATCAGAAGATGATGTATCCCAATCCCTGCGTGTACGGGAAGGTGAACTTCAGCGACGCCTGA
- the LOC118124938 gene encoding transmembrane protein 74, whose protein sequence is MADLELFKFDGAAPRDASLGLSYKQRVPEVCSSGGATLDPGGGEAPWTGLRSAARPEEETETTFTCRHGGDGDPVQLRGTQTCNQTHCSSLYEEEEEEEVMEEEEEDIPELFLLSDDDLSSSDGSGKSVDYGFIIAVTCLVTGISLVAISYTVPRDVRVDPDSVSAREMERLEREKARVGAHLDRCVIAGLCLLTLGGVLLSSLLMVSMWKGEMMRRKAFAYSKHAANLYGSMSLRAASGLEDSCSHLSAADEDLEVLS, encoded by the coding sequence ATGGCTGATCTGGAACTGTTTAAGTTTGATGGAGCGGCTCCGAGAGACGCGTCCCTGGGGTTGAGTTATAAGCAACGTGTCCCGGAGGTCTGCAGCAGCGGAGGAGCGACGCTCGATCCCGGCGGAGGAGAGGCTCCATGGACAGGGCTCCGGAGCGCGGCGCGTCCGGAGGAGGAAACGGAAACAACCTTCACCTGCAGACACGGAGGTGATGGAGACCCTGTCCAGCTGAGAGGGACTCAAACCTGCAACCAGACTCACTGCTCCTCGCTgtacgaggaggaggaggaggaggaggtgatggaggaggaagaggaggacatcCCGGAACTTTTCTTGCTGTCCGACGACGACCTCTCCTCCTCCGACGGCTCGGGGAAGTCGGTGGATTACGGCTTCATCATCGCCGTCACCTGCCTGGTGACCGGCATCTCTCTGGTCGCCATATCCTACACGGTGCCCAGGGACGTGCGCGTGGACCCGGACAGCGTGTCCGCCCGGGAGATGGAGCGCCTGGAGCGGGAGAAAGCCCGGGTCGGGGCCCACCTGGACCGGTGCGTCATAGCGGGACTGTGCCTGCTCACGCTCGGGGGCGTGCTGCTCTCCAGCCTGCTCATGGTCTCCATGTGGAAGGGGGAGATGATGCGGAGGAAAGCCTTCGCCTACTCCAAACACGCAGCCAACTTGTACGGGTCCATGAGCTTGAGAGCAGCCTCGGGACTGGAGGACTCGTGCTCGCACCTGTCGGCGGCGGATGAGGATCTAGAAGTGCTCAGCTGA